A segment of the Corylus avellana chromosome ca2, CavTom2PMs-1.0 genome:
TTGTTAATGGCAGACCCTTCTCAGAAACTCTGGTAGAAGTTCTTTACAACATCAATGAGCAGCTGCAAACAGAAGACATAGATGCCCCTCTCACCAAAGTTAGGACTGTCAAGAAGGTTGCCTTGGTGGTTGTCACCGGTGATAGGGGTCTTTGCGGCAGTTTCAACAATCAACTTATCAAGAAAGCAGAGGCGAGGATCGCGGAATTGAAGGGTCTTGGTGTTGAGTATACCATCATTAGTGTTGGTAAAAAGGGTAACACCTACTTCCTTCGGAGGCCTTACATTCCGGTTGATAAGTTTCTTGATGGCAGCAATCTGCCTACTGCTAAAGAAGCTCAGACGATTGCTGATGATGTCTTCTCACTCTTCGTTAGTGAAGAGGTGGATAAGGTGGAGCTTTTGTACACCAAATTCGTGTCATTGGTTAAGTCCGATCCGGTAATTCATACCTTGCTTCCATTGTCGCCAAAGGGAGAGGTCTGTGATGTGAACGGAAACTGTGTGGATGCTGCTGAGGATGAATTGTTCAGGCTTACAACCAAGGAAGGGAAACTGACAGTGGAAAGAGATACTGTGAGGACTCCAACACCGGATTTCTCCCCAATTTTGCAGTTCGAGCAGGACCCAGTTCAGATTCTTGATGCTCTGCTTCCTCTGTATTTGAACAGCCAGATTTTGAGGGCATTGCAGGAATCACTAGCCAGTGAACTTGCAGCTAGGATGAGCGCCATGAGCAGTGCAACCGATAATGCAAATGAGTTGAAGAAGAACCTGTCTTTGGTCTACAATAGGCAGCGCCAGGCTAAAATCACCGGTGAGATTTTGGAGATTGTTGCCGGTGCCAACGCTCAAATCTAGCGTATATAGTCAGCCAATGTTATGCTTCTTTGTAGCTACTTTTTATGGCTGTTTCCTAATTCATTCAGATTTGCTTGTTTGAGAGCAGTTATGCAGAATTTATACCTTTTCATTGTAATTCTCATGTGCGTATAGACTTCTTCTTGCACACTGAGAACTGCAATGTATTTTGGAACAGAGGAGCATTCTACCTATTTTTGtgtatgtcattttttttctcccttgtAAAATTGTATTATAGCTTTACTATTGCAGGTTTTAATCATTTCCATGGTCACTTGCTCCTTCATGTTTGTATTAGAGCATCCTCaatgactttcaaaatctgaaaTGGCTGTTATATGATTCATGCATATAGTGCTAGAACACTGTGGCTTCATGTTGCAGACTAAGTTTCAATGAACAGATGTTGCTAATAACCAATGTATTCTAAAGATCTGAGTGAGTTTCACCATAACTTCAACTTGATTCCTTTGAATTCAAACCTTGTTCCATCACTTACctcaaatttcaattaaatatttaatatgttgAGGCTCACTTATTAAAGAGGAATTTGAGCTAACATGTGAGGGAGAGTGTAAGAATATTAATCAAATAGTTAAACAATAATTtcgcttaaacttttaggataagtagtgatttaacataatgaaaataaaagcaaaactCTCGTAAGTTTCTCTATTCTAACATGATCCTTTTGATTGTATAGCTATGGAACCATTCGTGAGTGGTGATACATGAGCCTTTATCATGGTCCACTGCTTCTGTAATTAAGTTGGTCCTTAGATTGCTCACTGGTGTTCACTTGTGTGGTTCTCAAAGGTTTGGCTTTATATGGAATATTTTCAGTCAGACTTCAGAAAAGTTatgtttaattttctttgttattgaatttaaaaCAATGAAGCTGATGATGTAAATTATCTGTTTCTGTCCCAACTTGAATTGGCTTACAAGCCAATaccacaaattaaaaaaataccaaccaaacaaaacaatcaCCCAAAATTACAAAGCAATAAATACAATCAACACAATCAATTTTAGTTGGAAAAATCCAAAATTGTTAATTCTGCACCAGACaacttataaatataattattcaaACTATATATTGATATGGTTTATATTTCCATCAATCACTCATGCAAACATTTGATGACTAATAGCGCTAGCTAGCAGTCGATTTATACAAATTAATGTGAACTTGATATCATCAAGTTCACAATATGATAATCTCAGCATAATCAAGGCTTGTGCAGTAGAGCATATAACATCTATCATAGGCAAGGAAAGAACTACATATAGACAAAAGAGTCATAGCTTCCCTTGGTTTTCAgatgttttttgttattataaGTTAAAAGATATATGTATTCGTTACAATTGTTATTCTATTCAGAGATCTCAAATCCAGAACCATATACATGAGATTTTCATTTCAAAActcttcctttttatttttatatttttaatttttatgttcatAATGACAAACAAtaaaagaatattgatgtatatcATATTAAACGTGACAGCATGTAGATCCTGTGACTAGAGTTGTTTTCTCTCATGAAAAACAGGTAGGTATATATGTAACTGCAACAAATTAAGAAACTCACAAACTAGCTAGGACAAGAAACAGTGTGCCCAACATCCTGTGACTCTATAGCTGGACGGA
Coding sequences within it:
- the LOC132170492 gene encoding ATP synthase gamma chain, chloroplastic, producing the protein MACSNLTMWVSSKPSLSDASGLSFRSFLNPFQLPSHNTPTATCNPSRSVTPIHCGLRELRERIDSVKNTQKITEAMKLVAAARVRRAQEAVVNGRPFSETLVEVLYNINEQLQTEDIDAPLTKVRTVKKVALVVVTGDRGLCGSFNNQLIKKAEARIAELKGLGVEYTIISVGKKGNTYFLRRPYIPVDKFLDGSNLPTAKEAQTIADDVFSLFVSEEVDKVELLYTKFVSLVKSDPVIHTLLPLSPKGEVCDVNGNCVDAAEDELFRLTTKEGKLTVERDTVRTPTPDFSPILQFEQDPVQILDALLPLYLNSQILRALQESLASELAARMSAMSSATDNANELKKNLSLVYNRQRQAKITGEILEIVAGANAQI